The proteins below are encoded in one region of Salmo salar chromosome ssa02, Ssal_v3.1, whole genome shotgun sequence:
- the LOC106588180 gene encoding SEC14-like protein 1 isoform X1 has translation MVQKYQSPIRVYKHPFELVMEAYERRFPTCHLIPMFVDSEVLEETESEDGSIHQVQRRCKLDVDAPRLLKRIAGVDYVYFSQENTLNKRERTLHIESHNETFSNRVIIHELCSYSAHPENEDWTCFEQSASLDIKSFFGFESTVEKIAMKQYASSIKKGKEIIEFYLNQLDEEGISQVPRWTPSSSSVTTKPVCATPKLLQLELPVTPAVSIPVSTDANDREIANASNNDATQSDATSNDATSQPDDQMENQTGTPDDKLDADYIKRYLGDLTPLQESCLIRLRQWLQESHKGKTLTLTPSSPSSPPFQIPKDEHILRFLRARDFNMEKAREILCQSLTWRKQHQVDYLLETWTSPQVLNDYYTGGWHHHDKEGRPLYILRLGQMDTKGLVRALGEESLLRHVLSINEEGLRRCEENTKVFGRPISCWTCLVDLEGLNMRHLWRPGVKALLRIIEVVEANYPETLGRLLILRAPRVFPVLWTLVSPFIDENTRKKFLIYAGNDYQGPGGLLDYIDKEVIPDFLGGECMCEVPEGGLVPKSLYRTAEELENEDISLWTETIYQSASVFKGAPHEVVLEIIDAASVITWDFDVCKGDVVFHLYHSKRAPQPPRKDPLVGQHSSITTPGGNNVQLIDKSWTLGLDYSMVESPLTCKEGESVQGSHVTRWPGFYILQWRFHTMPGSASTNLPRVDDVLASLQVSSHKCKVMYYTEVIGSEDFRTACFDVQSLGSMTSLESSHSGFSQLSHATSNHSQSSSMISR, from the exons GCCTACGAGAGGCGATTCCCCACGTGTCACCTGATTCCCATGTTTGTGGACAGCGAGGTGTTGGAGGAAACTGAGAGCGAGGACGGATCCATACACCAGGTCCAGCGCCGCTGCAAACTGGACGTGGACGCCCCTCGTCTCCTCAAGCGG ATTGCGGGGGTGGACTATGTGTACTTCAGCCAGGAGAACACTctgaacaagagagagaggacgCTCCACATCGAGTCCCACAACGAGACCTTCTCCAACAGAGTCATCATCCACGAACTCTGCAGCTACTCg gccCACCCTGAGAATGAGGACTGGACGTGTTTCGAGCAGTCAGCCAGCCTGGACATCAAGTCGTTCTTCGGCTTCGAGAGCACGGTGGAGAAGATAGCCATGAAGCAGTACGCCAGCAGTAtcaagaag GGTAAGGAGATCATAGAGTTCTACTTAAACCAGCTAGATGAAGAGGGGATAAGCCAGGTGCCCCGCTggactccctcctcctcctccgtcacCACCAAACCTGTCTGTGCCACCCCGAAGCTCCTCCAGCTGGAGCTGCCTGTCACGCCCGCCGTCTCAATCCCTGTGTCCACGGATGCCAATGACCGTGAGATTGCCAATGCCAGCAATAATGATGCCACCCAAAGTGATGCCACCAGCAACGATGCCACTAGCCAACCTGACGACCAGATGGAGAACCAGACGGGCACGCCTGATG ACAAGTTGGATGCAGACTACATCAAGCGCTACTTGGGAGACCTGACGCCTCTGCAGGAGAGCTGTCTGATCAGACTACGACAGTGGCTGCAGGAGAGCCACAAGGgcaag ACCCTtaccctcactccctcctctccctcctcgccACCTTTCCAGATCCCTAAGGACGAGCACATCCTTCGTTTCCTGCGGGCCAGGGACTTTAACATGGAGAAGGCCAGGGAGATCCTGTGTCAGTCCTTAacatggaggaaacagcaccaggTGGACTATCTGTTAGAGACGTGGACCTCACCACAGGTCCTCAATGACTACTACACTGGAGGGTGGCACCACCATGATAAAG AGGGTCGTCCTCTCTATATCCTGCGTCTGGGACAGATGGACACCAAGGGGCTGGTCCGAGCCCTGGGGGAGGAGTCTCTACTCAGACAC GTTCTATCCATAAACGAGGAGGGCCTCAGGCGCTGTGAGGAGAACACCAAAGTCTTTGGCCGACCAATCAG TTGTTGGACGTGTCTGGTGGACCTCGAAGGGTTAAACATGCGCCACCTGTGGCGACCGGGGGTTAAGGCCCTTCTGAGAATCATTGAGGTGGTGGAGGCCAACTACCCAGAGACCCTGGGACGTCTGCTCATACTGAGGGCTCCTAGAGTCTTCCCTGTGCTCTGGACCCTG GTGAGCCCGTTCATCGACGAGAACACCCGTAAGAAGTTCCTGATCTACGCTGGTAATGACTACCAGGGCCCCGGCGGCCTGCTGGACTACATAGACAAGGAGGTCATCCCTGACTTCCTGGGAGGAGAGTGTATG TGTGAAGTCCCCGAGGGAGGCCTGGTTCCCAAATCTCTGTACCGTACTGCAGAGGAGCTGGAGAACGAAGACATCAGCCTGTGGACAGAGACTATCTACCAGAGTGCCAGCGTCTTCAAGGGAGCGCCCCACGAG GTGGTGCTCGAGATCATCGACGCCGCCTCCGTGATCACCTGGGACTTTGACGTGTGTAAGGGCGACGTGGTCTTCCACCTCTACCACTCAAAGCGCGCCCCCCAACCCCCCCGCAAGGACCCCCTAGTGGGGCAACACAGCAGCATCACCACCCCCGGGGGGAACAACGTCCAGCTCATAGACAAGTCCTGGACCTTAGGCCTGGACTACAGCATGGTGGAGTCACCACTCACCTGCAAGGAGGGGGAGAGCGTGCAG GGTTCCCACGTGACCAGGTGGCCCGGGTTCTACATCCTGCAGTGGAGGTTCCACACCATGCCGGGCAGCGCCTCCACCAACCTGCCCCGCGTGGACGACGTCCTTGCCTCCCTGCAGGTCTCCTCACACAAGTGCAAAGTCATGTACTACACAGAGGTCATTGGCTCCGAGGACTTCAG AACGGCTTGCTTTGACGTTCAAAGTTT
- the LOC106588180 gene encoding SEC14-like protein 1 isoform X2 has product MVQKYQSPIRVYKHPFELVMEAYERRFPTCHLIPMFVDSEVLEETESEDGSIHQVQRRCKLDVDAPRLLKRIAGVDYVYFSQENTLNKRERTLHIESHNETFSNRVIIHELCSYSAHPENEDWTCFEQSASLDIKSFFGFESTVEKIAMKQYASSIKKGKEIIEFYLNQLDEEGISQVPRWTPSSSSVTTKPVCATPKLLQLELPVTPAVSIPVSTDANDREIANASNNDATQSDATSNDATSQPDDQMENQTGTPDDKLDADYIKRYLGDLTPLQESCLIRLRQWLQESHKGKTLTLTPSSPSSPPFQIPKDEHILRFLRARDFNMEKAREILCQSLTWRKQHQVDYLLETWTSPQVLNDYYTGGWHHHDKEGRPLYILRLGQMDTKGLVRALGEESLLRHVLSINEEGLRRCEENTKVFGRPISCWTCLVDLEGLNMRHLWRPGVKALLRIIEVVEANYPETLGRLLILRAPRVFPVLWTLVSPFIDENTRKKFLIYAGNDYQGPGGLLDYIDKEVIPDFLGGECMCEVPEGGLVPKSLYRTAEELENEDISLWTETIYQSASVFKGAPHEVVLEIIDAASVITWDFDVCKGDVVFHLYHSKRAPQPPRKDPLVGQHSSITTPGGNNVQLIDKSWTLGLDYSMVESPLTCKEGESVQGSHVTRWPGFYILQWRFHTMPGSASTNLPRVDDVLASLQVSSHKCKVMYYTEVIGSEDFRGSMTSLESSHSGFSQLSHATSNHSQSSSMISR; this is encoded by the exons GCCTACGAGAGGCGATTCCCCACGTGTCACCTGATTCCCATGTTTGTGGACAGCGAGGTGTTGGAGGAAACTGAGAGCGAGGACGGATCCATACACCAGGTCCAGCGCCGCTGCAAACTGGACGTGGACGCCCCTCGTCTCCTCAAGCGG ATTGCGGGGGTGGACTATGTGTACTTCAGCCAGGAGAACACTctgaacaagagagagaggacgCTCCACATCGAGTCCCACAACGAGACCTTCTCCAACAGAGTCATCATCCACGAACTCTGCAGCTACTCg gccCACCCTGAGAATGAGGACTGGACGTGTTTCGAGCAGTCAGCCAGCCTGGACATCAAGTCGTTCTTCGGCTTCGAGAGCACGGTGGAGAAGATAGCCATGAAGCAGTACGCCAGCAGTAtcaagaag GGTAAGGAGATCATAGAGTTCTACTTAAACCAGCTAGATGAAGAGGGGATAAGCCAGGTGCCCCGCTggactccctcctcctcctccgtcacCACCAAACCTGTCTGTGCCACCCCGAAGCTCCTCCAGCTGGAGCTGCCTGTCACGCCCGCCGTCTCAATCCCTGTGTCCACGGATGCCAATGACCGTGAGATTGCCAATGCCAGCAATAATGATGCCACCCAAAGTGATGCCACCAGCAACGATGCCACTAGCCAACCTGACGACCAGATGGAGAACCAGACGGGCACGCCTGATG ACAAGTTGGATGCAGACTACATCAAGCGCTACTTGGGAGACCTGACGCCTCTGCAGGAGAGCTGTCTGATCAGACTACGACAGTGGCTGCAGGAGAGCCACAAGGgcaag ACCCTtaccctcactccctcctctccctcctcgccACCTTTCCAGATCCCTAAGGACGAGCACATCCTTCGTTTCCTGCGGGCCAGGGACTTTAACATGGAGAAGGCCAGGGAGATCCTGTGTCAGTCCTTAacatggaggaaacagcaccaggTGGACTATCTGTTAGAGACGTGGACCTCACCACAGGTCCTCAATGACTACTACACTGGAGGGTGGCACCACCATGATAAAG AGGGTCGTCCTCTCTATATCCTGCGTCTGGGACAGATGGACACCAAGGGGCTGGTCCGAGCCCTGGGGGAGGAGTCTCTACTCAGACAC GTTCTATCCATAAACGAGGAGGGCCTCAGGCGCTGTGAGGAGAACACCAAAGTCTTTGGCCGACCAATCAG TTGTTGGACGTGTCTGGTGGACCTCGAAGGGTTAAACATGCGCCACCTGTGGCGACCGGGGGTTAAGGCCCTTCTGAGAATCATTGAGGTGGTGGAGGCCAACTACCCAGAGACCCTGGGACGTCTGCTCATACTGAGGGCTCCTAGAGTCTTCCCTGTGCTCTGGACCCTG GTGAGCCCGTTCATCGACGAGAACACCCGTAAGAAGTTCCTGATCTACGCTGGTAATGACTACCAGGGCCCCGGCGGCCTGCTGGACTACATAGACAAGGAGGTCATCCCTGACTTCCTGGGAGGAGAGTGTATG TGTGAAGTCCCCGAGGGAGGCCTGGTTCCCAAATCTCTGTACCGTACTGCAGAGGAGCTGGAGAACGAAGACATCAGCCTGTGGACAGAGACTATCTACCAGAGTGCCAGCGTCTTCAAGGGAGCGCCCCACGAG GTGGTGCTCGAGATCATCGACGCCGCCTCCGTGATCACCTGGGACTTTGACGTGTGTAAGGGCGACGTGGTCTTCCACCTCTACCACTCAAAGCGCGCCCCCCAACCCCCCCGCAAGGACCCCCTAGTGGGGCAACACAGCAGCATCACCACCCCCGGGGGGAACAACGTCCAGCTCATAGACAAGTCCTGGACCTTAGGCCTGGACTACAGCATGGTGGAGTCACCACTCACCTGCAAGGAGGGGGAGAGCGTGCAG GGTTCCCACGTGACCAGGTGGCCCGGGTTCTACATCCTGCAGTGGAGGTTCCACACCATGCCGGGCAGCGCCTCCACCAACCTGCCCCGCGTGGACGACGTCCTTGCCTCCCTGCAGGTCTCCTCACACAAGTGCAAAGTCATGTACTACACAGAGGTCATTGGCTCCGAGGACTTCAG
- the LOC106588180 gene encoding SEC14-like protein 1 isoform X3: MVQKYQSPIRVYKHPFELVMEAYERRFPTCHLIPMFVDSEVLEETESEDGSIHQVQRRCKLDVDAPRLLKRIAGVDYVYFSQENTLNKRERTLHIESHNETFSNRVIIHELCSYSAHPENEDWTCFEQSASLDIKSFFGFESTVEKIAMKQYASSIKKGKEIIEFYLNQLDEEGISQVPRWTPSSSSVTTKPVCATPKLLQLELPVTPAVSIPVSTDANDREIANASNNDATQSDATSNDATSQPDDQMENQTGTPDDKLDADYIKRYLGDLTPLQESCLIRLRQWLQESHKGKIPKDEHILRFLRARDFNMEKAREILCQSLTWRKQHQVDYLLETWTSPQVLNDYYTGGWHHHDKEGRPLYILRLGQMDTKGLVRALGEESLLRHVLSINEEGLRRCEENTKVFGRPISCWTCLVDLEGLNMRHLWRPGVKALLRIIEVVEANYPETLGRLLILRAPRVFPVLWTLVSPFIDENTRKKFLIYAGNDYQGPGGLLDYIDKEVIPDFLGGECMCEVPEGGLVPKSLYRTAEELENEDISLWTETIYQSASVFKGAPHEVVLEIIDAASVITWDFDVCKGDVVFHLYHSKRAPQPPRKDPLVGQHSSITTPGGNNVQLIDKSWTLGLDYSMVESPLTCKEGESVQGSHVTRWPGFYILQWRFHTMPGSASTNLPRVDDVLASLQVSSHKCKVMYYTEVIGSEDFRTACFDVQSLGSMTSLESSHSGFSQLSHATSNHSQSSSMISR, encoded by the exons GCCTACGAGAGGCGATTCCCCACGTGTCACCTGATTCCCATGTTTGTGGACAGCGAGGTGTTGGAGGAAACTGAGAGCGAGGACGGATCCATACACCAGGTCCAGCGCCGCTGCAAACTGGACGTGGACGCCCCTCGTCTCCTCAAGCGG ATTGCGGGGGTGGACTATGTGTACTTCAGCCAGGAGAACACTctgaacaagagagagaggacgCTCCACATCGAGTCCCACAACGAGACCTTCTCCAACAGAGTCATCATCCACGAACTCTGCAGCTACTCg gccCACCCTGAGAATGAGGACTGGACGTGTTTCGAGCAGTCAGCCAGCCTGGACATCAAGTCGTTCTTCGGCTTCGAGAGCACGGTGGAGAAGATAGCCATGAAGCAGTACGCCAGCAGTAtcaagaag GGTAAGGAGATCATAGAGTTCTACTTAAACCAGCTAGATGAAGAGGGGATAAGCCAGGTGCCCCGCTggactccctcctcctcctccgtcacCACCAAACCTGTCTGTGCCACCCCGAAGCTCCTCCAGCTGGAGCTGCCTGTCACGCCCGCCGTCTCAATCCCTGTGTCCACGGATGCCAATGACCGTGAGATTGCCAATGCCAGCAATAATGATGCCACCCAAAGTGATGCCACCAGCAACGATGCCACTAGCCAACCTGACGACCAGATGGAGAACCAGACGGGCACGCCTGATG ACAAGTTGGATGCAGACTACATCAAGCGCTACTTGGGAGACCTGACGCCTCTGCAGGAGAGCTGTCTGATCAGACTACGACAGTGGCTGCAGGAGAGCCACAAGGgcaag ATCCCTAAGGACGAGCACATCCTTCGTTTCCTGCGGGCCAGGGACTTTAACATGGAGAAGGCCAGGGAGATCCTGTGTCAGTCCTTAacatggaggaaacagcaccaggTGGACTATCTGTTAGAGACGTGGACCTCACCACAGGTCCTCAATGACTACTACACTGGAGGGTGGCACCACCATGATAAAG AGGGTCGTCCTCTCTATATCCTGCGTCTGGGACAGATGGACACCAAGGGGCTGGTCCGAGCCCTGGGGGAGGAGTCTCTACTCAGACAC GTTCTATCCATAAACGAGGAGGGCCTCAGGCGCTGTGAGGAGAACACCAAAGTCTTTGGCCGACCAATCAG TTGTTGGACGTGTCTGGTGGACCTCGAAGGGTTAAACATGCGCCACCTGTGGCGACCGGGGGTTAAGGCCCTTCTGAGAATCATTGAGGTGGTGGAGGCCAACTACCCAGAGACCCTGGGACGTCTGCTCATACTGAGGGCTCCTAGAGTCTTCCCTGTGCTCTGGACCCTG GTGAGCCCGTTCATCGACGAGAACACCCGTAAGAAGTTCCTGATCTACGCTGGTAATGACTACCAGGGCCCCGGCGGCCTGCTGGACTACATAGACAAGGAGGTCATCCCTGACTTCCTGGGAGGAGAGTGTATG TGTGAAGTCCCCGAGGGAGGCCTGGTTCCCAAATCTCTGTACCGTACTGCAGAGGAGCTGGAGAACGAAGACATCAGCCTGTGGACAGAGACTATCTACCAGAGTGCCAGCGTCTTCAAGGGAGCGCCCCACGAG GTGGTGCTCGAGATCATCGACGCCGCCTCCGTGATCACCTGGGACTTTGACGTGTGTAAGGGCGACGTGGTCTTCCACCTCTACCACTCAAAGCGCGCCCCCCAACCCCCCCGCAAGGACCCCCTAGTGGGGCAACACAGCAGCATCACCACCCCCGGGGGGAACAACGTCCAGCTCATAGACAAGTCCTGGACCTTAGGCCTGGACTACAGCATGGTGGAGTCACCACTCACCTGCAAGGAGGGGGAGAGCGTGCAG GGTTCCCACGTGACCAGGTGGCCCGGGTTCTACATCCTGCAGTGGAGGTTCCACACCATGCCGGGCAGCGCCTCCACCAACCTGCCCCGCGTGGACGACGTCCTTGCCTCCCTGCAGGTCTCCTCACACAAGTGCAAAGTCATGTACTACACAGAGGTCATTGGCTCCGAGGACTTCAG AACGGCTTGCTTTGACGTTCAAAGTTT
- the LOC106588180 gene encoding SEC14-like protein 1 isoform X4 yields the protein MVQKYQSPIRVYKHPFELVMEAYERRFPTCHLIPMFVDSEVLEETESEDGSIHQVQRRCKLDVDAPRLLKRIAGVDYVYFSQENTLNKRERTLHIESHNETFSNRVIIHELCSYSAHPENEDWTCFEQSASLDIKSFFGFESTVEKIAMKQYASSIKKGKEIIEFYLNQLDEEGISQVPRWTPSSSSVTTKPVCATPKLLQLELPVTPAVSIPVSTDANDREIANASNNDATQSDATSNDATSQPDDQMENQTGTPDDKLDADYIKRYLGDLTPLQESCLIRLRQWLQESHKGKIPKDEHILRFLRARDFNMEKAREILCQSLTWRKQHQVDYLLETWTSPQVLNDYYTGGWHHHDKEGRPLYILRLGQMDTKGLVRALGEESLLRHVLSINEEGLRRCEENTKVFGRPISCWTCLVDLEGLNMRHLWRPGVKALLRIIEVVEANYPETLGRLLILRAPRVFPVLWTLVSPFIDENTRKKFLIYAGNDYQGPGGLLDYIDKEVIPDFLGGECMCEVPEGGLVPKSLYRTAEELENEDISLWTETIYQSASVFKGAPHEVVLEIIDAASVITWDFDVCKGDVVFHLYHSKRAPQPPRKDPLVGQHSSITTPGGNNVQLIDKSWTLGLDYSMVESPLTCKEGESVQGSHVTRWPGFYILQWRFHTMPGSASTNLPRVDDVLASLQVSSHKCKVMYYTEVIGSEDFRGSMTSLESSHSGFSQLSHATSNHSQSSSMISR from the exons GCCTACGAGAGGCGATTCCCCACGTGTCACCTGATTCCCATGTTTGTGGACAGCGAGGTGTTGGAGGAAACTGAGAGCGAGGACGGATCCATACACCAGGTCCAGCGCCGCTGCAAACTGGACGTGGACGCCCCTCGTCTCCTCAAGCGG ATTGCGGGGGTGGACTATGTGTACTTCAGCCAGGAGAACACTctgaacaagagagagaggacgCTCCACATCGAGTCCCACAACGAGACCTTCTCCAACAGAGTCATCATCCACGAACTCTGCAGCTACTCg gccCACCCTGAGAATGAGGACTGGACGTGTTTCGAGCAGTCAGCCAGCCTGGACATCAAGTCGTTCTTCGGCTTCGAGAGCACGGTGGAGAAGATAGCCATGAAGCAGTACGCCAGCAGTAtcaagaag GGTAAGGAGATCATAGAGTTCTACTTAAACCAGCTAGATGAAGAGGGGATAAGCCAGGTGCCCCGCTggactccctcctcctcctccgtcacCACCAAACCTGTCTGTGCCACCCCGAAGCTCCTCCAGCTGGAGCTGCCTGTCACGCCCGCCGTCTCAATCCCTGTGTCCACGGATGCCAATGACCGTGAGATTGCCAATGCCAGCAATAATGATGCCACCCAAAGTGATGCCACCAGCAACGATGCCACTAGCCAACCTGACGACCAGATGGAGAACCAGACGGGCACGCCTGATG ACAAGTTGGATGCAGACTACATCAAGCGCTACTTGGGAGACCTGACGCCTCTGCAGGAGAGCTGTCTGATCAGACTACGACAGTGGCTGCAGGAGAGCCACAAGGgcaag ATCCCTAAGGACGAGCACATCCTTCGTTTCCTGCGGGCCAGGGACTTTAACATGGAGAAGGCCAGGGAGATCCTGTGTCAGTCCTTAacatggaggaaacagcaccaggTGGACTATCTGTTAGAGACGTGGACCTCACCACAGGTCCTCAATGACTACTACACTGGAGGGTGGCACCACCATGATAAAG AGGGTCGTCCTCTCTATATCCTGCGTCTGGGACAGATGGACACCAAGGGGCTGGTCCGAGCCCTGGGGGAGGAGTCTCTACTCAGACAC GTTCTATCCATAAACGAGGAGGGCCTCAGGCGCTGTGAGGAGAACACCAAAGTCTTTGGCCGACCAATCAG TTGTTGGACGTGTCTGGTGGACCTCGAAGGGTTAAACATGCGCCACCTGTGGCGACCGGGGGTTAAGGCCCTTCTGAGAATCATTGAGGTGGTGGAGGCCAACTACCCAGAGACCCTGGGACGTCTGCTCATACTGAGGGCTCCTAGAGTCTTCCCTGTGCTCTGGACCCTG GTGAGCCCGTTCATCGACGAGAACACCCGTAAGAAGTTCCTGATCTACGCTGGTAATGACTACCAGGGCCCCGGCGGCCTGCTGGACTACATAGACAAGGAGGTCATCCCTGACTTCCTGGGAGGAGAGTGTATG TGTGAAGTCCCCGAGGGAGGCCTGGTTCCCAAATCTCTGTACCGTACTGCAGAGGAGCTGGAGAACGAAGACATCAGCCTGTGGACAGAGACTATCTACCAGAGTGCCAGCGTCTTCAAGGGAGCGCCCCACGAG GTGGTGCTCGAGATCATCGACGCCGCCTCCGTGATCACCTGGGACTTTGACGTGTGTAAGGGCGACGTGGTCTTCCACCTCTACCACTCAAAGCGCGCCCCCCAACCCCCCCGCAAGGACCCCCTAGTGGGGCAACACAGCAGCATCACCACCCCCGGGGGGAACAACGTCCAGCTCATAGACAAGTCCTGGACCTTAGGCCTGGACTACAGCATGGTGGAGTCACCACTCACCTGCAAGGAGGGGGAGAGCGTGCAG GGTTCCCACGTGACCAGGTGGCCCGGGTTCTACATCCTGCAGTGGAGGTTCCACACCATGCCGGGCAGCGCCTCCACCAACCTGCCCCGCGTGGACGACGTCCTTGCCTCCCTGCAGGTCTCCTCACACAAGTGCAAAGTCATGTACTACACAGAGGTCATTGGCTCCGAGGACTTCAG